One stretch of Natronobacterium gregoryi SP2 DNA includes these proteins:
- a CDS encoding SRPBCC family protein, with the protein MVTASDSVTIDAPPEAVFAYLDEPHHHAEVTPSLSDVRNVEPLDDGGKRLEFTYEMAGVGLDGELVQTVHKPPTRHVFEMSGRLEGEIDLELAEHDDGSRLTYTGTYDLPGTVLSAVAEPFVRRYNERELQTTLENVKTRLELSE; encoded by the coding sequence ATGGTCACAGCCAGTGACTCCGTCACGATCGACGCGCCGCCGGAAGCAGTGTTTGCGTACCTCGACGAACCACACCACCACGCCGAGGTGACGCCGAGTCTCTCGGACGTGCGAAACGTCGAACCCCTCGACGACGGCGGTAAGCGCCTCGAGTTTACCTACGAGATGGCCGGCGTCGGCCTCGACGGGGAACTGGTCCAGACGGTCCACAAACCGCCGACGCGACACGTCTTCGAGATGTCCGGCAGACTCGAGGGCGAGATCGACCTCGAACTCGCGGAACACGACGACGGCAGTCGGCTAACGTACACTGGGACGTACGATCTGCCGGGAACGGTACTTTCGGCGGTTGCCGAGCCGTTCGTTCGCCGCTACAACGAGCGGGAGCTGCAGACGACTCTCGAAAACGTCAAGACGCGACTCGAACTGTCGGAGTAG